In one Pseudomonas sp. Bout1 genomic region, the following are encoded:
- a CDS encoding PH domain-containing protein has protein sequence MIDFNNKGFFKLKQNNEYAERVSSLLLDDEQVIDSYKAMRDGVVFTTKRIIAVNVQGITGSKKDFTSLPYKNIVAYSVETSGTFDLDSELEIYFSAVGKVKFEFTGKTSIVEISKLISKHVL, from the coding sequence ATGATCGACTTCAACAATAAGGGCTTCTTCAAGCTCAAGCAAAACAACGAATACGCCGAGCGCGTATCGTCCCTGCTGCTGGATGATGAACAGGTGATCGATTCCTACAAGGCCATGCGTGATGGGGTGGTGTTCACCACCAAGCGCATCATCGCGGTGAACGTGCAAGGGATTACCGGCAGCAAGAAAGACTTCACGTCCCTGCCGTACAAAAACATCGTCGCGTATTCGGTGGAAACGTCCGGGACGTTTGATCTGGATTCGGAACTGGAAATTTACTTTTCGGCGGTGGGGAAAGTGAAGTTTGAGTTCACGGGGAAGACGTCGATTGTTGAGATATCGAAGCTCATCTCCAAACACGTCCTCTGA
- the tgt gene encoding tRNA guanosine(34) transglycosylase Tgt, whose translation MSFELLATDGKARRGRLTFPRGTVETPAFMPVGTYGTVKGMLPRDIVATGAEIILGNTFHLWLRPGTEVIKKHGDLHDFMQWKGPILTDSGGFQVFSLGAMRKIKEEGVTFASPVDGAKVFMGPEESMQVQRDLGSDIVMIFDECTPYPADEEVARVSMELSLRWAQRSKNAHGDNTAALFGIVQGGMHESLRKRSLEGLDKIGFDGLAIGGLSVGEPKHEMIKVLDYLPGLMPADKPRYLMGVGKPEDLVEGVRRGVDMFDCVMPTRNARNGHLFIDTGVLKIRNAFHRHDESPLDPTCDCYTCQNFSRAYLHHLDKCGEMLGSMLNTIHNLRHYQVLMAGLREAIQQGTLAAFVDAFYAKRGLPVPPLD comes from the coding sequence ATGTCGTTTGAATTATTGGCCACCGATGGCAAGGCCCGTCGTGGTCGCCTGACGTTCCCGCGTGGCACCGTTGAAACCCCGGCCTTCATGCCGGTCGGTACCTACGGCACCGTAAAAGGCATGCTGCCACGGGATATCGTCGCCACCGGCGCCGAGATCATCCTGGGCAACACCTTCCACCTGTGGCTGCGCCCGGGCACCGAAGTGATCAAGAAACACGGCGACCTGCATGACTTCATGCAGTGGAAAGGCCCGATCCTGACCGACTCCGGTGGTTTCCAGGTGTTCAGCCTGGGCGCCATGCGCAAGATCAAGGAGGAGGGCGTGACCTTCGCCTCGCCGGTCGACGGTGCCAAGGTGTTCATGGGCCCGGAAGAATCGATGCAGGTGCAGCGTGACCTGGGCTCCGACATCGTGATGATTTTTGACGAGTGCACGCCGTACCCGGCCGATGAAGAGGTGGCGCGGGTCTCGATGGAGCTGTCGTTGCGTTGGGCCCAGCGTTCGAAGAATGCCCATGGCGATAACACCGCTGCACTGTTCGGTATCGTGCAGGGCGGCATGCATGAAAGCTTGCGCAAGCGCTCGCTCGAAGGCCTGGACAAGATCGGCTTTGACGGCCTGGCCATCGGCGGGCTGTCGGTGGGCGAGCCCAAGCACGAGATGATCAAGGTGCTGGACTACCTGCCGGGCCTGATGCCGGCTGACAAACCTCGTTACCTTATGGGCGTTGGCAAACCGGAAGATCTCGTAGAGGGTGTGCGCCGCGGTGTGGACATGTTCGATTGCGTGATGCCAACCCGTAATGCCCGCAATGGGCATCTGTTCATCGATACAGGCGTGCTGAAGATCCGTAACGCGTTCCATCGCCATGATGAATCGCCGCTGGATCCTACCTGTGACTGCTACACATGCCAGAACTTCTCGCGCGCTTATCTGCACCATCTGGACAAGTGTGGGGAAATGCTGGGTAGCATGTTGAATACCATCCACAATTTGCGTCACTACCAAGTCCTGATGGCTGGTTTGCGCGAGGCTATTCAACAGGGTACATTGGCCGCCTTCGTCGATGCCTTCTATGCCAAGCGCGGGCTGCCTGTGCCGCCCTTGGACTGA
- a CDS encoding colicin E3-like toxin immunity protein, which yields MVMKVRLRWYDKQSNYVKADEYSADIDDAESFFETLGLSQETAIYADVFNVRPSWIATIQPHFQHVIEPVNFDYQISFSYQGTWPPQASKER from the coding sequence ATGGTTATGAAAGTCAGATTGCGTTGGTACGACAAGCAAAGCAATTACGTGAAGGCAGATGAATACTCGGCAGATATTGATGACGCGGAAAGCTTTTTTGAAACACTAGGGTTGAGTCAAGAAACGGCGATATATGCGGACGTGTTCAACGTTCGCCCAAGCTGGATAGCGACTATCCAACCGCATTTCCAGCACGTAATTGAACCCGTGAACTTCGATTACCAAATCTCTTTCAGCTACCAAGGCACATGGCCGCCCCAAGCCTCCAAGGAACGATAA
- the queA gene encoding tRNA preQ1(34) S-adenosylmethionine ribosyltransferase-isomerase QueA: MRVADFTFELPDSLIARHPLAERRASRLLTLDGVSGALAHRQFTDLLEHLRPGDLMVFNNTRVIPARLFGQKASGGKLEILVERVLDSHRVLAHVRSSKSPKPGSKILIDGGGEAEMLARHDALFELGFAEEVLPLLERVGHMPLPPYIDRPDEDSDRERYQTVYSERLGAVAAPTAGLHFDQPLLEAIAAKGIESAFVTLHVGAGTFQPVRVDNIEDHHMHSEWLEVSQAVVDAVTACKARGGRVVAVGTTSVRSLESAARDGVLKPFSGDTDIFIYPGRPFHVVDALVTNFHLPESTLLMLVSAFAGYPEAMAAYQAAIEHGYRFFSYGDAMFITRNPAPRGPEENL; this comes from the coding sequence ATGCGCGTTGCTGACTTTACTTTTGAGCTCCCTGATTCGCTGATCGCTCGCCACCCTTTGGCCGAGCGTCGCGCCAGTCGACTGCTGACCCTGGACGGGGTCAGCGGCGCCCTCGCACACCGTCAATTCACTGATTTGCTTGAGCATTTGCGCCCAGGCGATTTGATGGTGTTCAACAATACCCGGGTGATTCCGGCACGGCTGTTTGGCCAGAAAGCGTCCGGCGGCAAGCTGGAAATTCTGGTGGAACGGGTGCTGGACAGCCATCGCGTGCTGGCCCATGTGCGCTCCAGCAAATCGCCGAAACCGGGTTCGAAGATCCTTATCGATGGCGGTGGTGAGGCTGAAATGCTGGCCCGTCACGATGCGTTGTTCGAACTGGGCTTTGCCGAAGAAGTGTTGCCACTTCTGGAGCGCGTCGGCCATATGCCGTTGCCACCTTATATAGACCGCCCTGACGAAGACTCGGACCGCGAGCGTTATCAGACGGTGTACTCCGAGCGCCTGGGCGCGGTGGCTGCACCAACGGCGGGGCTGCATTTCGATCAGCCGCTGCTGGAGGCGATTGCCGCCAAGGGCATCGAGTCGGCTTTTGTGACCCTGCACGTGGGGGCCGGCACGTTTCAGCCGGTGCGTGTGGATAACATCGAAGACCATCACATGCACAGCGAATGGCTGGAAGTCAGCCAGGCAGTGGTGGATGCGGTCACTGCGTGCAAGGCGCGCGGCGGGCGTGTGGTGGCGGTCGGTACCACCAGCGTGCGTTCGCTGGAGAGTGCGGCACGCGATGGCGTGCTCAAGCCGTTCAGTGGCGACACCGATATCTTTATCTACCCGGGTCGGCCGTTTCACGTGGTCGATGCCCTGGTGACCAATTTCCATTTGCCGGAATCCACGCTGTTGATGCTGGTGTCGGCGTTCGCAGGTTATCCCGAAGCCATGGCCGCCTATCAGGCAGCCATTGAGCATGGATACCGTTTTTTCAGCTACGGTGATGCGATGTTTATCACCCGCAATCCGGCGCCACGCGGCCCAGAGGAAAACTTATGA
- a CDS encoding sensor histidine kinase codes for MNSVRARILIPVLVLILLGDGLISWLVLRDSHHEIEQVYDAQLAQSARLLQGVLRQRDPGDADWDRLYQAFDQAMSRVGEDGVAHPYETRLTFQVWRTDGQLLVRSTDAPILKTPPTALGPHDLMENGNDWCAFMLADMQQGLLIWVGERDDIRQDVIQRIIRHTLWPILIGVPLLALLIWLTIGWGLKPLRAMAQAIRGRDSETLRPLQLEPLPTDLEPMHTALNRLLVQVDDLLERERRFIADAAHELRTPLAILRIHAQNAQSAGTEDERREALDFLVNAVDRATRIGSQLLTMARIEPQLNNTVRVRVALTELVREELAELTPLAMEKGVELVLEGDEECWIETDPVALAIALQNLVTNALNFSPAGSEVRVLVRGTEAGVVQLCVEDAGPGIDEGEIGRLFERFYSRGNANGAGLGLAIVQMIVGKIGGRLELYNREVGGLCARLSFSDGGVGSVGIPHR; via the coding sequence ATGAACTCGGTCCGCGCACGCATCCTCATCCCGGTGTTGGTGCTGATCCTGCTGGGGGATGGCCTGATCAGCTGGCTTGTGCTGCGAGACAGCCACCACGAAATCGAACAAGTCTACGACGCCCAACTCGCCCAAAGCGCCCGTCTGCTGCAAGGCGTACTGCGCCAGCGCGACCCCGGCGATGCCGACTGGGACCGCCTCTACCAAGCCTTCGACCAAGCCATGAGTCGCGTCGGCGAGGACGGCGTCGCGCATCCTTACGAAACCCGCCTGACCTTCCAGGTATGGCGCACCGACGGCCAACTGCTGGTGCGCTCCACCGACGCACCAATCCTCAAAACACCGCCCACCGCACTCGGGCCCCACGACCTGATGGAAAACGGCAACGACTGGTGCGCGTTCATGCTTGCCGACATGCAACAAGGCCTGCTGATCTGGGTGGGCGAGCGCGATGACATTCGCCAGGACGTGATCCAGCGCATCATCCGCCACACCCTCTGGCCGATCCTGATTGGCGTGCCCCTGCTGGCGCTGTTGATCTGGCTGACCATTGGCTGGGGCCTCAAACCCTTGCGCGCCATGGCCCAGGCCATACGCGGGCGGGACAGCGAGACCTTGCGACCGCTGCAGCTTGAGCCATTGCCCACGGACCTGGAACCGATGCACACCGCGCTGAACCGCCTGCTGGTGCAGGTGGACGACCTGCTGGAGCGCGAGCGACGGTTTATTGCGGATGCGGCGCATGAGTTGCGCACGCCGTTGGCGATATTGCGCATTCATGCACAGAACGCCCAGAGCGCCGGGACTGAGGACGAACGACGAGAGGCGCTGGATTTTCTGGTCAATGCCGTGGACCGGGCGACGCGCATTGGCAGCCAACTGCTGACCATGGCGCGCATCGAGCCGCAGTTGAACAACACCGTTCGCGTGCGCGTGGCGCTGACGGAGTTGGTGCGCGAAGAGCTTGCGGAACTGACGCCTCTGGCGATGGAGAAAGGCGTTGAGTTAGTGCTGGAAGGGGATGAGGAATGCTGGATAGAAACGGACCCGGTGGCGTTGGCGATTGCGCTGCAAAATCTGGTGACCAATGCGCTGAACTTCTCGCCGGCGGGGAGTGAGGTGCGGGTGTTGGTGCGGGGAACGGAGGCGGGAGTGGTGCAGCTGTGTGTGGAGGATGCGGGGCCGGGGATTGATGAAGGGGAGATCGGGCGGTTGTTCGAGCGGTTTTATAGCCGCGGGAACGCGAATGGGGCGGGGTTGGGGTTGGCGATTGTGCAGATGATCGTGGGGAAAATTGGGGGGCGGTTGGAGTTGTATAACCGGGAGGTGGGTGGGTTGTGTGCGCGGTTGAGTTTTAGCGACGGTGGGGTGGGATCGGTGGGAATACCACACCGTTGA
- a CDS encoding S-type pyocin domain-containing protein: MTERAYPITEEEQLKRRILTPQPKQIPYSPFIDLYEAPPALMPEPTRIPGHVFAKSCQLPDGIISYNNPTGYVPLELIKDYGHFTLLGGREVDSQGGVSLRKISGSALPAGLGQLVLRTAVLESAAAAVGAAAGGLLAGLVALAWPSELGDSALYSEEQLRNLQKARSRMRLHIEQRADGTLKGYGFYTGKNADWQMIDVVHFQSRHSQFVADLGEGVELIWTPAIDPGDTLGIPALEAAPQAPVMWIYPPTEAAEQILVNPIYPPEYRDFILVFPVESGVRPLYVVVNEPRKGLKNPDHDYFPAPNAADITGFPGLIDQRPVTPRKGGSGLRERWIDAKGRKIFEWDSKKDELEVYRNSDLVHLGAFDPYTGERRGRAKPERRIYR, encoded by the coding sequence ATGACAGAGCGCGCGTATCCAATTACCGAAGAAGAGCAGCTGAAGCGACGAATTCTGACGCCGCAACCTAAGCAGATTCCGTATTCACCGTTCATTGATTTGTATGAAGCGCCTCCTGCGCTCATGCCTGAACCCACAAGGATTCCAGGCCATGTATTCGCCAAGTCCTGCCAACTGCCCGACGGGATCATCAGCTACAACAACCCCACCGGCTATGTGCCGCTTGAGCTGATCAAGGATTACGGCCACTTCACGCTCTTAGGCGGGCGGGAGGTCGACAGCCAAGGCGGCGTGTCCCTCAGGAAGATCAGTGGCAGTGCCCTGCCCGCTGGGCTTGGCCAGCTTGTATTGCGCACAGCGGTATTGGAATCCGCCGCTGCGGCAGTCGGCGCCGCCGCTGGTGGTTTGCTTGCAGGGCTGGTGGCGCTGGCCTGGCCGTCGGAGCTTGGCGACAGTGCGCTCTATAGCGAAGAGCAGCTTCGTAACCTGCAAAAAGCCCGCTCGCGGATGCGGTTGCATATCGAGCAACGCGCCGACGGGACGCTGAAGGGGTATGGGTTTTACACCGGTAAAAATGCCGACTGGCAGATGATCGATGTGGTGCATTTTCAGAGTCGTCACAGTCAGTTCGTGGCAGATCTTGGCGAGGGTGTAGAACTGATTTGGACGCCGGCCATTGATCCTGGCGACACCCTTGGCATTCCGGCATTGGAGGCTGCACCGCAAGCGCCGGTGATGTGGATTTATCCGCCGACGGAGGCTGCCGAGCAGATTTTGGTTAACCCGATTTATCCGCCGGAGTATCGGGATTTTATTCTGGTGTTCCCGGTGGAGTCGGGGGTTCGGCCGCTGTATGTGGTGGTTAACGAGCCACGAAAGGGGCTTAAAAACCCGGACCATGATTATTTCCCGGCCCCCAACGCTGCAGACATAACAGGCTTTCCAGGTCTGATAGACCAAAGACCCGTGACACCGAGGAAAGGCGGTAGCGGCTTACGCGAGCGCTGGATAGATGCCAAAGGGAGGAAAATATTTGAGTGGGATTCCAAGAAAGACGAATTAGAAGTCTACCGGAACAGTGACCTTGTCCACCTCGGCGCCTTCGATCCATACACCGGCGAACGTCGAGGTCGAGCAAAACCCGAACGCCGCATATATAGATAG
- a CDS encoding LysE family translocator gives MPELSSLLAYGLISLGMVLTPGPNMIYLISRSICQGRMAGLISLGGVALGFVVYMFCAAVGITALVMAVPYAYDALRLGGALYLVYLAWQAVKPGGRSPFQVRDLPKDSPRKLFKMGFVTNLLNPKVAVMYLSLLPQFIDPNGHGSVLSQSLVLGFTQIMISVSVNALIALMAGSIAGFFIRKPLWQTVQRWVMGSVLMGLAVRMAVEGRR, from the coding sequence ATGCCCGAACTCTCCAGCCTGCTTGCCTACGGCCTGATCTCGCTCGGCATGGTGCTGACGCCCGGTCCGAACATGATTTACCTCATTTCGCGGTCGATCTGCCAGGGGCGAATGGCCGGGCTGATTTCCCTGGGCGGCGTTGCGTTGGGTTTTGTCGTCTATATGTTCTGCGCGGCAGTGGGCATAACGGCGTTGGTGATGGCGGTTCCCTATGCCTACGACGCGCTGCGACTCGGCGGGGCGTTGTATCTGGTGTACCTGGCCTGGCAGGCGGTCAAACCCGGTGGCCGGTCGCCGTTCCAGGTGCGGGACTTGCCCAAGGACAGCCCGCGCAAGCTGTTCAAGATGGGCTTTGTCACCAACCTGCTGAATCCCAAAGTGGCAGTGATGTATCTGTCGTTGCTGCCCCAGTTTATCGACCCCAACGGGCACGGCAGTGTGCTCTCGCAATCCCTGGTGCTGGGCTTTACGCAGATCATGATCAGCGTGAGCGTCAACGCGTTGATCGCGCTCATGGCGGGCTCGATTGCGGGATTTTTTATCCGCAAACCCCTTTGGCAAACGGTACAGCGCTGGGTGATGGGCTCGGTGCTGATGGGCCTGGCTGTGCGCATGGCGGTAGAAGGGCGGCGGTAA